From a single Fimbriimonadia bacterium genomic region:
- a CDS encoding efflux RND transporter permease subunit produces MWLTKLAINRPIFILMLVVGSIVLGGLALNTMRVELQPEVSFPAVTVVVAYPGAGPEEVETLVARKVEDAISSAAGLRELTSTSQEGAAVVLATFDVGTDVEVAFNDVRAKVEAIRADLPRDALSPTIQKFETTSEPILYMTVSSTRPSAELRDLADRVLKDRFSRIDGVGAIAVTGGDEREIQVSVSREKLIAYGLPITQVWSAIRAANYNVPAGRSIEGNREYTVRIYGEFRTIDELRSLRIQLQNRANPMAKGPVIRLSDIAEVTDSVAERTTETRLDGNDSIAMVFQKQSQGNAVEISKAVKLEVEELKKEYPDLVFTTIEDQAKHVEESLTDLKVSLYVGIALVIGIIFLFLHNLRGTIIVAIAIPTCILATFMLLKALGFTLNTMTMLGISLAVGILVDDAIVVLENIYRHLTMGEPPPQAALNGRMEIGLAAIVITLVDVVVFIPIALMGGVVGQFFRSFGITVATATLLSLFVSFTVTPMLAARWYRSGEQIEHVSGFFGLFERVWGACTRAYRVSLAAALRHRWLTVFLGAGVLFSVFFLIAGSFMPSYAASAGAVSAIAMYLLGIAAVLALISVLRRRAEWFRAGALFAMWAGMFAASMLLGTFLGQLKGQPVFQFRFAPSTDTANVSINMLFPAGTSLDSTKREVERVEKIAMATKDVKYVFSTIGSTASGFFGSGESGSQVAQLRVVLNDKRSFGEQLLGRTGPDIRTRPDTIVADELRAKIGRIPDCTLTVSAVSGWGWGAPIIISLYGQDADLVGKSAEQVRDAISEIPGVVDADISTKPGKPEIRAYVDRTRMADLGVSVEELGSAMRIAYEGDDTIKFRENGQEYPIRVRLSERDRNVVRLVETVPVAFSQNGGLLTLQDLTTPRPAFGPTKITRRDKQREVQVTAQLLPGYNPGSMQRVIDGKLAEMNLPPEGVTKAWQGENRVMGDEQGYMFRALLLSLILVYMLMASLFDNLLYPFIIMLSQPQALAGALLSLIITGYELNIVGFIGIIMLVGLVGKNAILLVDYTNTLRRRGRGREEALVEAGPIRLRPISMTTLALVLAMLPVALALGRGSEFRATLGIIIIGGMTLSTLLTLLVIPCSYTIVDDFSNWLGRKVFRRREGASIQV; encoded by the coding sequence ATGTGGCTTACCAAACTGGCCATCAACCGGCCGATTTTCATTCTCATGCTTGTCGTGGGCTCTATCGTGCTCGGCGGCTTGGCGCTGAACACCATGAGAGTGGAGCTTCAGCCGGAGGTCTCCTTCCCCGCAGTTACGGTAGTGGTGGCATACCCCGGTGCGGGTCCGGAGGAGGTGGAGACTCTCGTTGCGCGCAAGGTGGAGGACGCCATCAGCTCTGCCGCTGGGCTGCGCGAACTAACATCCACGTCTCAGGAAGGTGCGGCCGTCGTTCTGGCGACTTTTGACGTCGGTACTGATGTAGAGGTCGCGTTCAACGACGTGCGTGCCAAGGTGGAAGCGATTCGAGCTGACCTGCCACGAGACGCACTATCCCCTACTATCCAAAAGTTCGAGACTACCAGCGAGCCGATCCTGTACATGACGGTGTCCTCCACGCGTCCCTCTGCAGAGCTTCGAGACCTCGCGGACCGCGTGCTCAAGGACCGATTCAGCCGCATAGACGGGGTGGGCGCGATCGCAGTCACGGGAGGCGACGAGCGTGAGATACAGGTATCGGTCAGTAGGGAGAAGCTGATAGCCTACGGTCTACCCATCACGCAGGTTTGGAGCGCGATCCGTGCCGCAAACTACAATGTTCCCGCCGGGCGCTCCATCGAGGGCAATCGTGAGTACACGGTTCGAATCTACGGCGAGTTCCGCACCATAGACGAGCTGCGCAGTCTACGCATACAGCTTCAGAATCGCGCCAATCCCATGGCCAAGGGGCCTGTCATACGGTTATCTGACATAGCCGAGGTGACGGACTCGGTGGCCGAGCGAACCACGGAGACGAGGCTGGACGGAAACGACAGCATTGCCATGGTGTTTCAGAAGCAGAGCCAAGGCAACGCCGTCGAAATCTCCAAGGCGGTCAAGCTCGAGGTCGAGGAGCTGAAGAAGGAGTATCCGGATCTCGTGTTCACTACCATCGAAGACCAGGCGAAGCACGTCGAGGAGAGCCTTACCGACCTGAAGGTGAGTCTGTACGTAGGCATCGCCTTGGTCATAGGTATCATCTTCCTGTTCCTGCACAACCTGCGGGGAACCATCATCGTGGCAATCGCCATACCGACGTGCATTCTTGCCACCTTCATGCTGCTCAAGGCTCTCGGGTTCACCCTCAACACGATGACTATGCTCGGCATCTCGCTTGCGGTCGGAATCCTCGTGGACGATGCCATCGTGGTGCTGGAGAACATCTACAGGCACCTAACCATGGGGGAGCCCCCACCTCAGGCGGCGCTGAACGGGCGAATGGAGATCGGACTCGCTGCCATTGTCATCACGCTGGTAGACGTCGTGGTGTTTATCCCGATCGCCCTGATGGGTGGGGTCGTCGGCCAGTTCTTCCGCAGCTTCGGTATCACCGTTGCGACGGCGACCCTGCTTTCGCTGTTCGTATCGTTCACAGTGACTCCGATGCTCGCCGCCCGATGGTACCGTTCGGGCGAGCAGATCGAACACGTCAGCGGTTTCTTCGGTCTGTTCGAGAGGGTGTGGGGAGCTTGCACCAGGGCCTATCGCGTGTCTTTGGCCGCCGCCCTCAGGCACCGATGGCTTACCGTGTTCCTGGGTGCTGGCGTGCTGTTTTCGGTCTTCTTCCTGATTGCCGGCTCGTTCATGCCGAGCTATGCAGCCTCGGCGGGCGCGGTGTCAGCGATTGCCATGTACCTACTCGGCATTGCCGCCGTGTTAGCACTCATTTCGGTGCTGCGTCGGCGCGCGGAGTGGTTCCGGGCCGGAGCGCTGTTCGCCATGTGGGCGGGAATGTTCGCGGCTTCCATGCTTCTTGGCACGTTTCTGGGCCAACTCAAGGGTCAGCCCGTCTTCCAGTTCCGGTTCGCTCCCAGCACAGACACCGCTAACGTCTCCATAAACATGCTGTTCCCCGCCGGCACGTCGCTGGATTCCACCAAGCGCGAGGTGGAGAGGGTGGAGAAGATCGCGATGGCCACGAAGGACGTCAAGTATGTTTTCTCCACCATCGGCTCTACTGCCAGCGGCTTCTTCGGCTCCGGCGAGTCGGGGTCACAGGTGGCACAGCTTCGCGTGGTCCTGAACGATAAGCGAAGCTTCGGCGAGCAGCTGCTCGGCAGAACCGGTCCAGACATTCGTACCCGACCAGACACCATCGTTGCAGACGAGTTGCGCGCGAAGATCGGACGCATCCCCGACTGCACGCTGACCGTGAGCGCGGTGAGCGGTTGGGGATGGGGCGCACCAATCATCATCTCGCTGTACGGTCAGGACGCAGACCTGGTAGGAAAGAGTGCCGAGCAGGTGCGCGATGCCATTTCGGAGATACCAGGAGTAGTGGATGCCGATATCTCCACGAAGCCCGGAAAACCCGAGATACGCGCTTACGTGGATCGCACGCGCATGGCCGACCTGGGTGTTAGCGTAGAAGAGTTGGGCAGCGCGATGCGTATTGCCTACGAGGGCGACGACACGATCAAATTTCGCGAGAACGGCCAGGAGTATCCGATTCGCGTGCGACTCTCCGAGCGGGACCGAAACGTGGTGCGATTGGTGGAGACCGTCCCCGTGGCGTTCTCGCAGAACGGCGGCCTGCTGACACTTCAAGATCTCACGACGCCAAGGCCCGCCTTTGGACCTACCAAAATCACACGACGCGATAAGCAGCGCGAGGTGCAGGTCACAGCGCAACTCCTGCCCGGCTACAACCCGGGTAGCATGCAGCGAGTGATTGACGGCAAGTTGGCCGAGATGAACCTACCACCAGAGGGAGTGACGAAGGCATGGCAGGGCGAGAACCGAGTGATGGGCGATGAGCAGGGATACATGTTCAGGGCGTTGCTACTCTCGCTGATCCTCGTCTACATGCTGATGGCATCTCTATTCGACAACCTGCTGTACCCATTCATCATCATGCTTTCGCAACCGCAGGCTTTGGCAGGCGCGCTGCTCTCGCTCATCATAACAGGCTACGAGCTGAACATCGTCGGCTTCATCGGCATCATCATGCTCGTGGGACTGGTAGGGAAGAATGCGATTCTGCTGGTGGACTATACCAACACCCTGAGGCGACGCGGAAGAGGGCGAGAAGAAGCGCTGGTGGAAGCGGGACCGATACGTCTGAGACCCATCTCTATGACCACCTTGGCTCTGGTTCTGGCTATGCTCCCGGTCGCTCTCGCGCTCGGCCGCGGCTCGGAGTTCCGCGCCACGCTAGGCATCATCATCATCGGTGGTATGACGCTGTCCACGCTGCTCACACTGCTGGTCATTCCATGCAGCTACACCATCGTGGACGATTTCAGCAACTGGCTGGGCCGCAAGGTGTTCCGGCGACGAGAGGGCGCATCTATTCAGGTGTAG
- the rnhB gene encoding ribonuclease HII produces the protein MRARDGLVAGVDEAGRGPLAGPVLAAAVILDAERPIGGLRDSKALTPTRRERLEAEIRQRALAWSVGIASAAEVDRLNVLQATFAAMRRAVRCLSVAPDWCLVDGNKTIPRLGLPQSAIVDGDASEPCIAAASILAKVWRDRVMVLLDERYPGYGFARHKGYHCPQHIEALRRLGPCAEHRRSFAPMCGEQLVLALTDVVETGTRGA, from the coding sequence ATGCGCGCGAGGGACGGCTTGGTCGCTGGAGTGGACGAGGCGGGGCGCGGTCCATTGGCGGGCCCTGTGCTCGCAGCCGCCGTGATCCTCGATGCCGAACGGCCCATTGGTGGCTTGCGCGATTCCAAGGCGTTGACGCCCACCCGAAGAGAGCGTCTGGAGGCCGAGATTCGGCAGCGGGCGCTGGCTTGGTCGGTCGGGATCGCGAGCGCCGCAGAAGTAGATCGGCTGAACGTGCTGCAGGCCACCTTCGCGGCAATGCGACGTGCGGTGCGCTGCCTCTCTGTCGCGCCCGATTGGTGCCTCGTGGACGGCAACAAGACCATCCCTCGTCTGGGGCTACCCCAATCCGCCATCGTGGATGGCGATGCGTCCGAGCCTTGCATCGCCGCCGCCTCCATTCTCGCCAAAGTATGGAGGGACCGTGTCATGGTGTTGCTGGATGAGCGCTATCCGGGATACGGCTTCGCACGACACAAGGGCTACCACTGCCCTCAGCACATCGAGGCGCTCCGTCGTCTCGGCCCCTGTGCAGAGCACCGTCGCTCGTTCGCGCCGATGTGTGGCGAGCAGTTGGTCCTTGCGCTGACGGACGTCGTGGAGACGGGTACGCGCGGTGCCTAG
- a CDS encoding YraN family protein, which translates to MPREGERKKAVGRIGEEVAVRYLESRGFRVLARNWRGPTGELDIIAEDGETLVFVEVRTRSRPSAVAPSEWFPISKRRKLLAAAWDYPSEDDRPRRFDVIGVTLGPGLPKVAHYPAAFGEEGS; encoded by the coding sequence GTGCCTAGGGAGGGCGAGCGGAAGAAGGCCGTCGGCAGGATCGGCGAGGAGGTCGCGGTACGCTATCTCGAGAGTCGCGGCTTTCGAGTGCTTGCCCGCAACTGGCGGGGCCCGACCGGCGAGCTGGACATCATTGCCGAAGATGGCGAGACTTTGGTCTTTGTCGAGGTTCGGACACGCAGCCGGCCCTCGGCAGTGGCCCCTTCCGAGTGGTTCCCCATAAGCAAGCGTCGCAAGCTGTTGGCCGCCGCCTGGGACTACCCGAGCGAGGACGACCGACCCCGTCGCTTCGACGTGATCGGCGTGACCCTCGGTCCTGGCTTGCCCAAGGTCGCCCACTACCCCGCCGCCTTCGGCGAGGAGGGGAGCTAG
- a CDS encoding acetyl-CoA carboxylase biotin carboxyl carrier protein produces the protein MKDLSNHAQTLRDLAALLHKHGLTELTYEEGKVRIRIRREPLEHETMVPSLTGLAEPASTEAPPTGEPVESPFMGVFYRSRRPNEPPFVEEGDRIDEGEVLCLLEANKVFSELASPIAGVVSKITRENGALVQPGEVLFYIEPSSAVV, from the coding sequence GTGAAGGACCTGTCGAACCACGCTCAAACCCTCCGAGACCTTGCCGCTTTGCTGCACAAGCACGGCCTAACCGAGCTCACCTACGAAGAGGGCAAGGTACGTATTCGCATTCGTCGGGAGCCCCTCGAGCACGAGACCATGGTGCCATCGCTTACCGGGCTGGCCGAGCCGGCCTCGACCGAGGCACCTCCCACCGGCGAGCCCGTCGAATCGCCGTTCATGGGCGTCTTCTATCGCTCGAGGCGACCCAACGAGCCCCCCTTCGTCGAAGAGGGCGACCGCATTGACGAAGGCGAGGTCCTGTGTCTACTGGAAGCCAACAAGGTTTTCAGTGAGCTAGCGAGCCCGATTGCGGGTGTCGTGTCCAAGATCACGCGAGAGAACGGGGCTTTGGTGCAGCCGGGTGAAGTGCTCTTCTACATCGAGCCGTCTTCTGCGGTAGTCTAA
- a CDS encoding carbon-nitrogen hydrolase family protein, which yields MPELLVASVQFAPAYADVENNLSRVIALLRDAAGRGAKLVVFPECALTGYGFPDRETALNHAMAADGPEVRSLAGECARLGVCAAIGFTERGDPGLFNSAALLGPDGLLGVYRKTHLPWIGLDRFADKGSALPVFDTPFGRFGILICYDLRFPEAGVSLALRGADAILVPTNWPEGAESSPHFLAPARANENRLYVIASNRVGEEAGFRFIGKSGIWGFDGKPIAFADHADETILTATIDPEKARQKRVIVKPGEFESEPLADRRPELYDLQSLRRPPSNAE from the coding sequence ATGCCAGAGCTACTCGTCGCTTCCGTTCAGTTCGCGCCTGCCTACGCCGACGTCGAGAACAATCTCTCCCGGGTCATCGCACTTCTTCGGGACGCTGCCGGGCGCGGCGCCAAGCTGGTCGTTTTCCCCGAGTGCGCGCTCACCGGGTACGGATTCCCCGACCGCGAAACTGCGCTGAACCACGCGATGGCCGCCGACGGGCCGGAGGTCCGGTCTCTAGCCGGTGAGTGCGCGCGGCTCGGTGTGTGCGCTGCAATCGGCTTCACCGAGCGAGGAGATCCGGGGCTGTTCAACAGCGCCGCGCTGCTCGGCCCGGACGGTCTGCTGGGCGTATACCGCAAGACCCACCTGCCTTGGATCGGGCTGGATCGCTTTGCCGACAAGGGCTCCGCCCTGCCCGTGTTCGACACGCCGTTCGGGCGCTTTGGCATTCTCATCTGCTACGACCTGCGGTTCCCGGAGGCTGGCGTGTCGCTCGCCCTACGCGGCGCGGATGCCATTCTGGTCCCCACCAATTGGCCGGAGGGGGCGGAAAGCTCGCCCCACTTCCTGGCTCCCGCACGAGCAAACGAAAACCGGCTCTACGTCATCGCCTCCAACCGCGTGGGGGAGGAAGCAGGCTTTCGCTTCATCGGCAAGAGCGGCATCTGGGGCTTCGACGGCAAACCGATCGCATTCGCGGACCATGCAGACGAGACCATCCTGACCGCCACCATAGACCCCGAGAAGGCTCGTCAGAAGCGCGTAATCGTCAAGCCAGGCGAGTTCGAGTCGGAGCCGCTGGCAGACCGTCGGCCGGAGCTGTATGACCTGCAGTCGCTTCGCAGACCGCCGAGCAACGCAGAGTAG
- the plsY gene encoding glycerol-3-phosphate 1-O-acyltransferase PlsY produces the protein MGEVDSARLLQYVGFVVGGFLLGSLPFGFWLCKLLKGVDIRTVGSGNIGATNVFRCAGPLIGTVVLLLDVAKGFMPAVVGRMVAGPDLAVAAGAAAVLGHTFSPFLGFRGGKGVAAALGLLLGATPGIAGGALASFAVVFAVTRWVSLASLLGALSAAVLVLVIDSPTSVRALILVIAVLLIVNHRANIRRLLRGEEPKFRFGGSKAADAAHTSEPASV, from the coding sequence ATGGGTGAGGTGGATTCTGCCCGATTGCTGCAGTACGTCGGCTTCGTAGTCGGCGGCTTCCTCTTGGGATCGCTTCCGTTCGGCTTTTGGCTGTGCAAGCTGCTGAAGGGCGTGGACATTCGCACGGTGGGGAGCGGCAACATCGGTGCGACCAACGTCTTTCGTTGCGCCGGACCGCTGATCGGCACTGTCGTGCTGCTCTTGGACGTTGCGAAGGGGTTCATGCCTGCTGTGGTCGGGCGCATGGTCGCGGGGCCGGACCTTGCGGTGGCCGCAGGTGCCGCGGCGGTTCTCGGTCACACCTTCTCCCCGTTTCTCGGGTTTCGCGGCGGCAAGGGCGTTGCGGCCGCGCTGGGGCTGCTTCTGGGGGCTACTCCGGGCATCGCGGGCGGCGCTCTAGCCAGTTTCGCGGTAGTGTTCGCCGTCACGCGATGGGTGTCTCTGGCCTCGCTCCTCGGGGCGCTCAGCGCGGCAGTGCTGGTGCTCGTGATTGATTCGCCGACGTCCGTGCGCGCTCTGATCCTGGTGATCGCGGTTCTGCTGATCGTGAATCACCGCGCGAACATCCGCCGTCTGCTGCGTGGGGAAGAGCCGAAATTCCGTTTCGGCGGCTCGAAGGCCGCAGATGCCGCGCATACGTCGGAGCCCGCGTCGGTGTAG
- a CDS encoding zinc ribbon domain-containing protein, whose amino-acid sequence MPIGMPLAIDYTPAVLFLKAVLLWAPAGYWIHHLFLRSVAADVGGVEAALGIGAAVGLAAFGTLHPEAWVTVSSSIALWISAIGAPVATNFINKQAHKTLDIERMKKTCKALLSNPNNPSALADLGRSCHRANLNASAAIFLERAVAAAPQYMNDEKRMLQWVRRSVEGDPHDHPNSCPNCRYANDPGDILCKRCGGMVLVLIAGGRWLPESAPGKLLRIWVVALAVIFLAPLVGVTIKSALAIPIIALLAIGGALLVWRIITR is encoded by the coding sequence ATGCCGATTGGGATGCCGCTTGCCATAGACTACACGCCCGCTGTGCTGTTCCTGAAGGCGGTGCTGCTCTGGGCGCCGGCAGGGTATTGGATCCACCACCTCTTCCTGCGTTCGGTGGCGGCCGATGTCGGTGGCGTGGAGGCCGCGCTCGGAATCGGCGCGGCTGTCGGTCTGGCAGCCTTCGGCACTCTTCATCCCGAAGCCTGGGTCACGGTCAGCTCGTCCATCGCACTCTGGATATCCGCCATCGGGGCACCCGTGGCAACCAACTTCATCAACAAGCAGGCGCACAAGACGCTGGACATCGAGCGCATGAAGAAGACGTGCAAGGCGCTTCTCTCCAATCCCAACAATCCCTCTGCCCTCGCCGATCTCGGTAGGTCGTGCCACCGAGCCAACCTCAATGCCTCCGCGGCCATCTTCTTAGAACGAGCCGTGGCAGCGGCTCCGCAATACATGAACGACGAGAAACGCATGCTCCAATGGGTGCGGCGCAGCGTGGAGGGCGATCCGCACGATCATCCCAACTCTTGCCCCAACTGCCGTTATGCGAACGACCCCGGTGACATCCTGTGTAAGCGTTGTGGCGGCATGGTGTTAGTGTTGATCGCGGGCGGAAGATGGCTCCCCGAGTCTGCGCCCGGCAAGCTGCTGCGTATTTGGGTGGTCGCGCTCGCAGTCATCTTCCTCGCCCCGCTGGTGGGCGTGACAATCAAGTCCGCTCTTGCCATACCCATCATCGCCCTTCTGGCGATCGGCGGTGCGCTGCTGGTGTGGCGTATCATCACGCGATGA
- a CDS encoding YjgP/YjgQ family permease, producing the protein MRRLDRYLIGETLLPFGIGAAAAVMLLTGGLLAEFGPLLLDRKVGMLAVLQLLLFRLPFLLVIAAPVATAVGTAMAVSRLARDQEVLVMRMAGVSVKRIFLPYIVMGILMFGLTYWFQEAVVPGSGSAFKQLFFRISLMQSQPSLAPNTVLRVREFIFCLGFVQQRSERVFEVQEITAFRPKGVKEVTITRAPRAVYDNGRWVLEDPQTWVFGAGGRLLHFEKIERMVIEGRVPLQDIVGAPQPDELTRAKLGELIEQERRAGRDVRAKEVQYHTKLAVPFACVIFSLFGPIFSLAFARSGGFAGILLSVLVVFAHINLLLLFSKILGEPGVIPPVVAAWAPNAFFFLAALLAMRRVE; encoded by the coding sequence ATGAGACGTCTCGACCGATATCTCATCGGAGAGACCCTGCTACCTTTCGGCATCGGCGCGGCTGCCGCAGTCATGCTGCTGACCGGCGGGTTGCTGGCGGAGTTCGGTCCACTGCTCTTGGATCGCAAAGTGGGCATGCTTGCGGTCCTGCAACTGCTGTTGTTTCGCCTTCCGTTCCTATTAGTGATTGCCGCCCCGGTCGCCACGGCGGTGGGGACTGCGATGGCCGTCAGCCGCCTGGCACGGGACCAAGAGGTGCTGGTGATGCGGATGGCGGGTGTTAGCGTCAAACGCATCTTCCTGCCCTACATCGTGATGGGCATTCTGATGTTCGGCCTGACGTATTGGTTCCAGGAGGCAGTGGTCCCTGGGTCAGGCTCGGCGTTCAAGCAGCTCTTCTTTCGCATCTCGTTGATGCAGAGTCAGCCGAGCCTCGCTCCGAATACGGTGCTGCGTGTCCGCGAGTTCATTTTCTGCCTCGGCTTCGTTCAGCAGCGCTCGGAGCGTGTGTTCGAGGTGCAAGAGATCACTGCGTTCCGCCCGAAGGGCGTGAAGGAGGTGACGATCACGCGGGCGCCACGAGCCGTATACGACAACGGGCGATGGGTGCTGGAAGACCCCCAGACCTGGGTCTTCGGCGCCGGCGGCAGGCTGCTGCACTTCGAGAAGATCGAGCGGATGGTGATCGAGGGACGCGTTCCACTGCAGGACATCGTGGGAGCCCCGCAACCGGATGAACTTACGCGCGCGAAACTAGGGGAGCTGATCGAGCAGGAGCGCCGGGCGGGCCGCGATGTGCGTGCGAAAGAGGTGCAGTACCACACCAAACTGGCCGTTCCGTTCGCCTGCGTCATCTTCTCTCTCTTCGGCCCGATCTTCAGCCTGGCCTTCGCGCGCAGCGGTGGCTTCGCGGGCATCCTCCTGTCCGTGTTAGTGGTTTTTGCGCACATAAACTTGCTGCTGCTCTTCAGCAAGATTCTGGGCGAACCGGGTGTGATACCACCCGTCGTGGCAGCCTGGGCACCCAATGCGTTCTTTTTCTTAGCAGCGCTTCTTGCGATGCGGAGGGTCGAGTGA
- a CDS encoding tRNA methyltransferase: protein MPHGHAIRKKTALRKERKAFESQHPPQKHLAFLLQDWQDGYNVGGMFRVAAACGARELVLVGRTPTPPHPMIGVTSMGMHRRVPFRTFEKWTEALTVLKQEGYSLVAVEVAEGAEHYMAFEYPQKTCLVLGAEGGGIGNRLIEACDAAVYIPMYGKGRSLNVHVAAAVVAFELMLRGTEGHTR from the coding sequence ATGCCACATGGCCACGCTATCCGAAAGAAGACCGCGCTGCGCAAGGAGAGGAAAGCGTTCGAGTCTCAGCACCCGCCGCAGAAGCACCTGGCATTCCTGCTCCAGGACTGGCAGGATGGCTACAACGTGGGTGGCATGTTTCGTGTGGCAGCGGCGTGCGGGGCACGGGAACTGGTGCTCGTGGGGCGCACGCCCACTCCACCACACCCGATGATCGGTGTCACTTCGATGGGAATGCACCGACGGGTGCCTTTCCGAACATTCGAGAAGTGGACCGAGGCGCTGACAGTGTTGAAGCAGGAAGGGTACTCGCTGGTAGCGGTCGAAGTGGCCGAGGGCGCTGAGCACTACATGGCATTCGAGTATCCTCAGAAGACCTGTCTGGTGCTAGGGGCGGAGGGGGGCGGCATCGGGAACAGACTGATCGAGGCGTGCGATGCTGCCGTGTACATCCCTATGTATGGAAAGGGACGCTCACTCAACGTACACGTCGCGGCTGCGGTCGTGGCCTTCGAGCTGATGCTACGTGGGACGGAGGGACACACACGGTAG
- the miaB gene encoding tRNA (N6-isopentenyl adenosine(37)-C2)-methylthiotransferase MiaB, with the protein MNEEDSEQISLFLDERGMHPADTLQDASVVILNTCSVRAKPEQKAFSLLGRLKKLKKERPDLVIGVVGCMAQLKGASIRNRATHVDFVVGTRDLAVIPEMVEQARERRGFAMRTEMPERKGAVVTDLPGRATGRKPKLKAFVPIQYGCDKFCTFCVVPVTRGRERSRPTEDILREVRELAAHGTKEVTLLGQTVNSYGKNLLEGRVPFHLLLRRLAEIEGLERIRFTSPYPRDFSDDLIETIRDVPQVMEHVHLPLQSGDDEVLQRMKRVYSVKEFLRTAQRLRAAVPHIGITTDIIVGFPGETETQFQRTLDVVREVRFDSAFMFAYSTRPGTKAAEMPDQIPEEVKAERLNRLIDLQNGIAIEKNRGCVGREFEVLIEGPSDKDRRLLAGYTREFRMMHFPGGPERRGRLATVRATDGHLWGMMGELV; encoded by the coding sequence ATGAACGAGGAAGACAGCGAACAGATCTCTCTCTTCCTCGATGAACGCGGTATGCATCCCGCCGACACCCTTCAGGACGCCAGTGTGGTGATCCTCAACACCTGCTCGGTACGCGCCAAGCCCGAGCAGAAGGCCTTCTCACTGCTCGGCCGCCTGAAGAAGCTGAAGAAAGAGCGGCCGGATCTGGTGATCGGGGTGGTCGGGTGCATGGCTCAGCTCAAGGGGGCGAGCATCCGCAACAGGGCGACCCATGTGGACTTCGTCGTCGGCACACGGGACCTAGCCGTGATACCCGAGATGGTGGAGCAGGCGAGAGAGCGGCGTGGCTTCGCGATGCGCACGGAGATGCCGGAGCGCAAAGGTGCCGTGGTGACCGACCTTCCCGGTCGAGCGACGGGGAGAAAGCCGAAACTGAAGGCCTTCGTGCCCATCCAGTATGGGTGCGACAAATTCTGCACCTTCTGCGTGGTGCCCGTGACGCGAGGACGGGAGCGAAGCAGACCCACCGAGGACATCCTGCGCGAAGTTCGCGAGCTGGCTGCGCATGGCACCAAAGAGGTGACGCTGCTCGGTCAAACGGTGAACAGCTACGGCAAGAACCTGTTGGAGGGCCGGGTGCCGTTCCACCTGTTGCTACGACGACTCGCAGAGATCGAGGGGCTAGAGCGCATTCGATTCACGTCGCCGTACCCGAGGGACTTCTCCGACGATCTGATCGAGACCATCCGCGATGTGCCCCAGGTGATGGAGCACGTGCATCTGCCGCTGCAGTCGGGCGACGACGAGGTGCTGCAACGGATGAAGCGGGTGTACTCGGTGAAAGAGTTCCTGCGCACGGCGCAGCGTTTGCGCGCCGCGGTGCCGCACATCGGTATCACTACGGACATCATCGTGGGGTTTCCTGGAGAGACGGAAACGCAGTTCCAGCGCACGCTGGATGTGGTGCGCGAGGTGCGGTTCGACAGCGCCTTCATGTTCGCGTATTCGACGCGGCCGGGTACGAAGGCAGCCGAGATGCCGGACCAGATCCCCGAAGAGGTGAAGGCCGAGCGTCTGAACCGGCTGATTGACCTGCAGAACGGGATCGCCATCGAGAAGAACCGTGGGTGCGTAGGACGCGAGTTCGAGGTACTGATCGAGGGGCCGTCGGACAAGGACCGGCGACTGCTGGCGGGGTACACGCGGGAGTTCCGAATGATGCACTTCCCCGGCGGCCCGGAGCGCAGAGGCCGCCTTGCCACCGTGCGCGCCACCGATGGCCATCTTTGGGGGATGATGGGCGAGCTGGTATAG